From Streptomyces sp. NBC_00690, a single genomic window includes:
- a CDS encoding bifunctional serine/threonine-protein kinase/ABC transporter substrate-binding protein encodes MDDLRPGDPARIGGHRLLGRLGAGGMGVVYLGRTDAGALAAIKVILPEHAGDEDFRARFRREAEAARRVDSPWAVSVTDADTEAERPWIATEFVPGPTLSDVVARRGPLPVRSVMALGRLLSRALAAVHGAGLVHRDVKPGNVLLTADGPRLIDFGIARAADTTALTATGLLVGTPGFLAPEQVSGSTAGPEGDVFSLGCLLVYAATGRTPFGGGAVDAVLYRTVHAAPDLDGVDDASLRALLEHCLTKEPGERPSAAGLDTLIPQDMPAGAAAGWLPEDVVRLIADLSIALLALPDIDATVTDERPGPPRPGSTRRQTLLFAAGGAVLLGTGVFGAVRLTREEAAPRGKSGKSWVIGVHADLTGPGAAAGRAQERGVRLAVDRFNSRAGHPFRLAVKVLDDRGGAGRSARVAEEFTRDPEVLAVIGPTGDAAAEAALPAYDEAALPVLTVSALQIAFPARTNGSFFQAASSYAALSVPVVSRILPRTAVKRLGILINRSGGQAAYQAGYTANLIARDLTDATTHPRVVPPGTTDFGPVVADLLAHRGDAVFYAGDAAGAARVAHALAAVSFTGPRMAQHTVMGAEFLERAGAAAEGWEFVAPFTHATAPAAATFAAAHRGRFGAEPAAWSAEAYDAAGLVARALADLVGGGADGTGARATPSGRGGSARPTRPPRKAETVPPTRSALTAAVAATRYEGISRSYTFDEDNQSLVGRHAHLYRVENRRYRYLGPAPEWKG; translated from the coding sequence ATGGACGATCTGCGACCCGGCGACCCCGCCCGGATCGGCGGGCACCGGCTCCTCGGCCGCCTCGGCGCGGGCGGCATGGGAGTCGTCTACCTCGGACGCACCGACGCCGGAGCGCTCGCCGCGATCAAGGTGATCCTGCCCGAACATGCCGGGGACGAGGACTTCCGTGCCCGATTCCGCCGTGAGGCCGAGGCCGCCCGCCGGGTCGACAGCCCCTGGGCCGTTTCGGTCACCGACGCCGACACCGAGGCCGAACGTCCCTGGATCGCCACGGAGTTCGTCCCCGGGCCAACGCTCTCCGACGTCGTCGCCCGCCGGGGGCCGCTGCCCGTGCGCAGCGTCATGGCCCTGGGCCGGCTGCTGTCTCGCGCCCTGGCCGCCGTGCACGGCGCCGGGCTCGTCCACCGCGACGTCAAGCCGGGCAATGTCCTGCTGACGGCCGACGGCCCTCGGCTGATCGACTTCGGGATCGCCCGCGCCGCCGACACCACCGCCCTGACCGCCACCGGTCTCCTCGTCGGCACCCCTGGCTTCCTCGCACCCGAGCAGGTGTCCGGGAGCACGGCCGGGCCGGAGGGGGACGTCTTCTCGCTCGGCTGCCTCCTGGTGTACGCGGCCACCGGCCGGACGCCGTTCGGGGGTGGGGCGGTCGACGCCGTCCTCTACCGTACGGTGCACGCCGCACCCGACCTCGACGGCGTCGACGACGCATCCTTGCGCGCGCTGTTGGAGCACTGCCTTACCAAGGAGCCCGGCGAGCGTCCATCCGCCGCCGGCCTCGACACCCTGATACCCCAGGACATGCCCGCCGGGGCCGCCGCCGGCTGGCTGCCCGAGGACGTCGTCCGCCTCATCGCCGACCTCTCCATCGCTCTCCTCGCCCTGCCCGACATCGACGCCACCGTCACCGACGAGCGGCCCGGGCCGCCGCGCCCCGGCTCCACCCGACGACAGACCCTGCTGTTCGCGGCCGGCGGCGCGGTGCTCCTCGGCACGGGCGTCTTCGGTGCCGTGCGCCTCACCCGTGAGGAGGCCGCACCTCGGGGAAAGAGCGGAAAGAGCTGGGTCATCGGCGTGCACGCCGACCTGACCGGGCCGGGGGCCGCCGCCGGCCGGGCCCAGGAACGCGGTGTCCGGCTCGCCGTCGACCGCTTCAACTCCCGTGCCGGACACCCCTTCCGGCTCGCCGTGAAAGTCCTCGACGACCGGGGCGGCGCCGGTCGCTCCGCCCGGGTCGCCGAGGAGTTCACCCGCGACCCGGAAGTCCTGGCGGTCATCGGGCCCACGGGCGACGCGGCGGCCGAGGCCGCCTTGCCCGCCTACGACGAAGCCGCGCTGCCGGTCCTGACCGTCTCGGCCCTCCAGATCGCCTTCCCGGCTCGGACCAACGGCTCCTTCTTCCAGGCTGCCTCCTCCTACGCGGCACTGTCCGTCCCCGTCGTCAGCCGTATCCTGCCGCGCACCGCGGTGAAACGGCTGGGCATTCTGATCAACCGGTCCGGCGGACAGGCGGCCTATCAGGCGGGCTACACAGCCAACCTGATAGCGCGCGATCTCACCGACGCCACGACCCACCCCCGGGTGGTGCCCCCCGGAACCACCGACTTCGGCCCGGTCGTCGCCGACCTGCTCGCCCACCGCGGCGACGCCGTCTTCTACGCCGGTGACGCCGCCGGCGCCGCCAGGGTCGCCCACGCGCTGGCCGCCGTCTCCTTCACCGGACCGCGCATGGCCCAGCACACGGTCATGGGAGCGGAGTTCCTGGAGCGGGCGGGCGCGGCGGCGGAAGGTTGGGAGTTCGTCGCGCCGTTCACCCACGCGACGGCACCCGCCGCGGCGACATTCGCCGCCGCTCACCGGGGGCGCTTCGGCGCCGAACCGGCGGCGTGGTCGGCCGAGGCGTACGACGCGGCGGGGCTCGTCGCCCGCGCTCTGGCCGACCTGGTCGGCGGCGGCGCCGACGGGACCGGGGCGAGGGCCACTCCGTCTGGCCGCGGCGGATCCGCCCGACCTACCCGGCCTCCCCGGAAGGCAGAGACCGTCCCGCCCACCCGGTCCGCGCTCACCGCCGCGGTCGCCGCGACCCGGTACGAGGGGATCTCCCGTTCCTACACCTTCGACGAGGACAATCAGAGCCTCGTCGGCCGGCACGCCCACCTGTACCGGGTCGAGAACCGCCGCTACCGCTACCTGGGCCCGGCCCCGGAGTGGAAGGGCTGA
- a CDS encoding bifunctional serine/threonine-protein kinase/ABC transporter substrate-binding protein yields MRPLTSEDPRTVGPYRTLVRLGAGGMGVVYLARSAGGALAAVKVIRAEHAADPGFRARFRREAEAAARVSGPWLVPVLGTDTEAREPWLATEFVPGPSLGEVVGTGGALPTATVRALGRRLAQALVAVHHTGLVHRDVKPGNVLLALDGPRLIDFGIARHENATTLTATGAVIGTPGFLAPEQASDKTPGPPSDVFSLGCVLAYAATGRGPFGGGGGAGALFRTIHEEPDLTGIPPSLVPLITACLAKAPADRPTASEVRETLTAGDEEGPGDPREYPGRPGAPDPRESPHTAPAPWRMPAGLPALIADRSAAALALPDPGPPPAAPAPAAGPSHRSRRGLLTAGAALVVGGPTTAWLALREHNTTPGGPPTGSLRTPAHTIGLHADLSGPGRATGLAHQRGMQLAVADHNAREDKAFQLALRTEDDAGNPATALRAVDRLAADPTVVAVVGPTGHELREELVAQYDAARLALVVVAAGTSTVETGTSLHHCVTRPLDPELVAGMISYLAHTRPAARILLVEDTADSGLGGHLGRAFRHASPANTALMQQRLARGGGDFAVAAQKAVTGRADAVVFAGGTASRAALLATALADEAFTGTRVGSGPALGPVFLREAGEAAEGWVFAEAYADPTALTSARAFTAAHRRRFGVPPATWAAEAYDAVSLITRATSSTSASGEARKGIAQRLVRTEHRGIVRTLAFHSTTRAVRHENGIFLYRIENSRPRFLGPYGAV; encoded by the coding sequence GTGCGGCCCCTCACCTCTGAGGACCCACGCACCGTAGGTCCGTACCGCACGCTCGTCCGGCTCGGCGCGGGCGGCATGGGCGTCGTCTATCTGGCCCGCTCGGCAGGCGGGGCGCTCGCCGCCGTCAAGGTCATCCGGGCCGAGCACGCCGCCGACCCCGGCTTCCGGGCGCGCTTCCGGCGCGAGGCCGAGGCGGCAGCCCGGGTGAGCGGCCCCTGGCTGGTGCCGGTGCTCGGTACGGACACCGAGGCCCGCGAGCCATGGCTGGCGACCGAGTTCGTCCCCGGACCCTCGCTCGGCGAGGTGGTGGGCACCGGCGGCGCACTGCCCACGGCCACCGTCCGGGCGCTCGGGCGCCGACTCGCCCAAGCCCTCGTAGCGGTCCACCACACCGGGCTGGTCCACCGCGACGTCAAGCCCGGCAATGTGCTCCTCGCCCTCGACGGCCCCCGCCTCATCGACTTCGGGATCGCCCGCCACGAGAACGCCACCACGCTGACCGCCACCGGCGCGGTGATCGGGACACCCGGCTTCCTCGCCCCCGAACAAGCGTCGGACAAAACGCCCGGGCCGCCATCCGACGTGTTCTCGCTCGGCTGCGTCCTCGCGTACGCGGCGACAGGGAGGGGGCCGTTCGGCGGTGGCGGCGGCGCGGGCGCGCTGTTCCGGACAATCCACGAGGAGCCGGATCTGACGGGCATCCCGCCGAGTCTGGTTCCCCTCATCACCGCCTGCCTCGCCAAGGCCCCGGCCGACCGGCCGACCGCGAGCGAGGTCCGCGAGACGCTGACGGCGGGCGACGAGGAGGGGCCCGGAGACCCACGCGAGTACCCGGGTCGACCGGGGGCACCGGACCCGCGCGAGTCTCCCCATACCGCTCCGGCTCCCTGGCGGATGCCGGCCGGGCTTCCCGCGCTGATCGCCGACCGGTCGGCGGCGGCCCTCGCGCTCCCGGACCCCGGGCCGCCGCCCGCCGCACCCGCCCCGGCGGCCGGCCCTTCCCATCGCTCCCGCCGGGGACTGCTGACGGCCGGGGCGGCCCTCGTGGTCGGCGGCCCCACCACGGCCTGGCTCGCCCTGCGGGAGCACAACACCACCCCGGGCGGCCCGCCCACCGGGTCCCTGAGAACACCCGCCCACACGATCGGGCTCCACGCCGACCTCAGCGGACCCGGCCGCGCCACAGGGCTGGCCCACCAGCGCGGCATGCAGCTCGCAGTCGCCGACCACAACGCCCGCGAGGACAAGGCGTTCCAGCTCGCCCTGCGCACCGAGGACGACGCGGGGAACCCGGCAACAGCGCTCCGGGCAGTCGACCGGCTGGCGGCGGACCCCACCGTCGTCGCCGTCGTCGGGCCGACCGGGCACGAACTGCGCGAGGAGCTGGTCGCGCAGTACGACGCAGCACGACTCGCCCTGGTCGTCGTCGCAGCGGGCACCAGCACCGTCGAGACCGGCACCAGCCTCCACCACTGTGTGACCCGCCCCCTGGACCCCGAGCTCGTCGCCGGCATGATCAGCTACCTGGCCCACACCCGCCCCGCCGCGCGCATCCTGCTGGTCGAGGACACGGCCGACTCAGGGCTCGGCGGCCACCTCGGACGGGCGTTCCGCCATGCCTCCCCGGCCAACACCGCGCTCATGCAACAGCGGCTCGCCCGGGGAGGTGGGGACTTCGCCGTGGCGGCCCAAAAGGCCGTGACCGGCCGGGCGGACGCCGTGGTGTTCGCGGGCGGTACCGCCTCCCGGGCCGCTCTCCTGGCCACCGCCCTGGCAGACGAAGCTTTCACCGGCACCCGCGTCGGCTCCGGCCCCGCTCTCGGGCCCGTCTTCCTCCGCGAAGCGGGCGAAGCCGCCGAGGGCTGGGTCTTCGCCGAAGCGTACGCCGACCCCACTGCCCTCACCTCAGCCCGCGCCTTCACCGCCGCCCATCGCAGGCGCTTCGGCGTACCACCGGCCACCTGGGCTGCCGAGGCGTACGACGCCGTCAGCCTGATCACCCGCGCCACCAGTAGCACCAGCGCATCGGGAGAGGCCCGCAAAGGCATCGCCCAACGGCTCGTACGGACCGAACACCGAGGCATCGTGCGCACCCTCGCCTTCCACTCCACGACCCGCGCGGTACGGCACGAGAACGGGATCTTCCTTTACCGGATCGAGAACAGCCGCCCCCGCTTCCTTGGTCCGTACGGAGCAGTGTGA
- a CDS encoding gas vesicle protein GvpO: protein MADQRGVRTGRPSAGARRRAPAAKGPEHAARAACESLERLIDHPTEGVSAVRRSEDGWCVVVDVLELARIPDTTSLLASYEVQLDPGGDLVEYRRVRRYRRGAADE from the coding sequence ATGGCGGATCAACGTGGAGTGCGCACCGGCCGTCCTTCAGCGGGAGCGAGGAGAAGGGCTCCGGCGGCGAAGGGTCCTGAGCATGCTGCTCGGGCTGCCTGCGAAAGCCTGGAGCGACTGATCGACCACCCCACCGAAGGCGTGTCCGCGGTGCGGCGCTCCGAGGACGGTTGGTGTGTTGTCGTGGATGTCCTCGAACTGGCCCGTATCCCGGACACCACGAGCCTTCTCGCCTCCTACGAGGTCCAACTGGATCCGGGAGGCGATCTCGTGGAGTACCGCCGAGTCCGCCGATACAGGCGTGGCGCAGCGGACGAGTAG
- a CDS encoding ATP-binding protein, protein METMCADATTIRSATAVATARRNTRAFLNGLVHPVAAATADTVVLVVSELVTNAVRHGGGTCTLDLTAYPDSIEVAVHDPSPQLPRMRTPDLNGGTGGFGRHMVNHLARTTAVTRRPTGGKTISALLPR, encoded by the coding sequence ATGGAAACCATGTGCGCCGACGCCACGACCATCCGCTCCGCGACCGCCGTCGCCACCGCCCGCCGGAACACCCGCGCCTTCCTCAACGGACTGGTGCACCCGGTCGCGGCTGCCACGGCCGACACCGTGGTCCTCGTCGTCTCGGAACTCGTCACCAACGCCGTGCGCCACGGCGGCGGCACCTGCACCCTGGACCTGACCGCGTACCCGGACAGCATCGAGGTGGCTGTCCACGACCCCAGCCCGCAACTGCCCCGCATGCGCACCCCCGACCTGAACGGCGGCACCGGAGGCTTCGGCCGGCACATGGTCAACCACCTCGCCCGCACCACCGCAGTCACCCGCCGGCCCACCGGCGGCAAGACCATCAGCGCCCTCCTTCCCCGGTAG
- a CDS encoding helix-turn-helix domain-containing protein — protein sequence MTADDSFHRLDDDDYPAYTMGRAAEILGTTQGFLRAIGEARLITPLRSEGGHRRYSRYQLRIAARARELVDQGTPVEAACRIVILEDQLEEAQRNNAEHRRAVESTTAVS from the coding sequence TTGACAGCAGACGACTCGTTCCACCGGCTCGACGACGATGACTACCCCGCCTACACCATGGGCCGAGCAGCCGAAATACTCGGCACCACCCAAGGCTTCCTCCGCGCCATCGGTGAAGCCCGCCTCATCACACCCCTGCGCTCCGAGGGCGGACACCGCCGCTACTCCCGCTACCAACTGCGCATCGCGGCCCGCGCCCGCGAGCTCGTCGACCAGGGCACGCCCGTCGAAGCCGCCTGCCGCATCGTCATCCTCGAAGACCAACTCGAAGAAGCTCAACGCAACAACGCCGAACACCGACGCGCCGTTGAATCAACTACGGCTGTGAGCTGA
- the gvpJ gene encoding gas vesicle protein GvpJ, giving the protein MVTTTYSDEVAPCPPRAGTLYDVLELILDRGMVIDVFVRVSLVGIEILKIDARIVVASVDTYLRFAEACNRLDLERDSGSTTVPELLHGGAAKSIGKRKVRRAAETVGDTVRKAVGGGDDSVDEADDDADEAEEQERPKKRRAPARTSAGRRRRVDA; this is encoded by the coding sequence ATCGTGACCACGACGTACTCCGACGAGGTGGCTCCCTGCCCACCACGCGCCGGCACCTTGTATGACGTGCTGGAGCTCATCCTCGACCGCGGGATGGTGATCGATGTCTTCGTCCGTGTCTCGCTGGTCGGCATCGAGATCCTCAAGATCGACGCGCGGATCGTCGTGGCGAGTGTGGACACCTACCTTCGCTTCGCTGAGGCGTGCAATCGCCTGGACCTCGAACGCGACTCGGGCAGTACGACCGTCCCTGAACTGCTGCACGGGGGCGCGGCAAAGTCGATCGGGAAGCGCAAGGTGCGCAGGGCCGCGGAGACTGTCGGTGACACGGTGCGCAAGGCGGTGGGTGGCGGCGACGATTCCGTTGATGAAGCCGACGACGACGCAGACGAAGCCGAGGAGCAGGAGCGGCCGAAGAAGCGGCGTGCTCCTGCCCGCACCAGCGCCGGTCGACGGCGTCGCGTGGACGCGTGA
- a CDS encoding NACHT domain-containing protein, whose amino-acid sequence MTGLGGRRQRRVWLLVGVVCGVVAVVSAGYVVRQLSHGGLKASDTAGLFAVALAVVAGLVAVVALWKQSQANTAAFADATLARGWAGTLAGQVQAGEGAVWRQLLGDDTERINLAYTLVPGGVRPAAAPTAVRLLTDGPGGSAVPDIVAYYQATKPLRLVITGVGGAGKTVSALELLLGLIEARGEDEPVPVRIPLSRWDTEQQTLPQLLEQRLVEAYDWPRHMAASLVRHGMVLPVLDGLDEMDPQGPGGLPDPAAPRATAVVEALNSYQQGREAGALVLTCRTAHYDALMPQVVIDAARIAVQPVGAADARGYLAGRARDTARWQSLTDHLATEPGGMLAGVLSTPWRLGLVATVYHHDGNPAELLTLPTPDAIDEHLLARYIPATLRTAPNPDGYTAEEVHRWLHHLSVHLDPTGTTAGTGTGDPEGTDLLLHELWPLAGRRRVQATEAALTALASLIVLEAALAADVLPMSPVVALSTLPVAALTVSAGRPRRWTNPLRALRTRTRRATVAAITIGLTTTITIGLILGLMAGITAVITFGIAFGIAFGVTFGVTEEPVTSRGTRAAIRTDVLFGLTTGLTTGAIAAGAGAGIVSGLTFGLIAGLMVGKASRRYLVFLIWSRTRLPFRLGGFLDWAARTGLMRNSGAAYQYRHRELQHWLRQHPHPPQTP is encoded by the coding sequence ATGACGGGACTCGGCGGGCGTCGTCAGCGGCGTGTGTGGCTGCTGGTGGGTGTGGTGTGCGGTGTGGTGGCGGTGGTGAGTGCCGGGTATGTGGTGCGGCAGTTGAGCCATGGCGGGCTGAAGGCGTCGGACACCGCGGGGTTGTTTGCGGTGGCGTTGGCGGTGGTCGCCGGGCTGGTCGCGGTGGTCGCTTTATGGAAGCAGTCCCAGGCGAACACCGCGGCGTTCGCCGACGCCACGCTCGCCCGGGGCTGGGCCGGGACGCTGGCCGGTCAGGTTCAGGCCGGGGAAGGCGCCGTGTGGCGGCAGCTGCTGGGCGACGACACCGAGCGCATCAACCTCGCCTACACCCTGGTGCCCGGCGGGGTAAGGCCCGCTGCGGCGCCGACTGCGGTGCGGCTGCTCACGGACGGTCCGGGTGGGTCGGCGGTGCCGGACATCGTGGCCTACTACCAAGCGACGAAGCCGCTACGGCTGGTGATCACCGGTGTGGGAGGGGCCGGGAAGACCGTATCCGCCCTGGAACTCCTGCTGGGTCTGATCGAGGCCCGTGGCGAGGACGAACCCGTGCCGGTGCGGATACCGCTGTCGCGGTGGGACACCGAACAACAGACCTTGCCCCAACTGCTGGAACAGCGGCTGGTGGAGGCCTACGACTGGCCGCGGCACATGGCGGCGAGCCTGGTGCGGCACGGGATGGTGCTGCCGGTCCTGGACGGCCTCGACGAAATGGACCCGCAAGGCCCCGGCGGGCTGCCCGATCCGGCAGCGCCCCGCGCCACCGCCGTGGTGGAAGCGCTCAACTCGTACCAGCAGGGCAGGGAGGCAGGTGCGCTGGTACTAACCTGCCGCACCGCACACTACGACGCCCTGATGCCACAGGTCGTGATCGATGCGGCCAGAATCGCGGTCCAGCCCGTCGGCGCCGCAGACGCACGGGGGTATTTGGCCGGGCGGGCACGGGACACGGCCCGCTGGCAGTCCCTCACCGACCACCTGGCCACCGAACCCGGCGGGATGCTGGCCGGGGTACTGTCCACGCCGTGGCGCCTGGGACTGGTAGCGACCGTCTACCACCACGACGGCAACCCCGCCGAACTCCTCACCCTCCCCACCCCGGACGCGATAGACGAACATCTCCTCGCCCGCTACATCCCTGCCACACTGCGTACCGCACCCAACCCCGACGGGTACACGGCGGAGGAGGTCCACCGCTGGCTCCACCACCTGTCGGTACACCTCGACCCCACCGGCACAACAGCCGGCACCGGGACGGGAGATCCGGAGGGCACTGATCTACTCCTCCACGAACTGTGGCCACTCGCCGGGCGCCGGCGTGTTCAGGCGACCGAGGCCGCCCTCACCGCCCTGGCCTCCCTGATCGTTCTCGAAGCAGCACTCGCCGCCGATGTTCTCCCGATGTCGCCGGTCGTGGCGCTGTCCACTCTGCCGGTAGCAGCGCTCACTGTCTCGGCAGGCCGGCCCCGGCGTTGGACAAACCCGCTCCGGGCGCTTCGAACCCGCACGCGCCGTGCAACCGTGGCCGCGATCACGATCGGGCTCACGACCACGATCACGATCGGGCTCATCCTCGGGCTCATGGCAGGCATCACGGCCGTGATCACGTTCGGGATCGCGTTCGGGATCGCGTTCGGGGTCACGTTCGGGGTCACGGAGGAGCCGGTGACGAGCCGCGGGACACGGGCCGCCATCAGAACCGACGTCCTCTTCGGGCTCACGACCGGCCTCACGACCGGGGCCATAGCGGCCGGGGCCGGGGCCGGGATCGTGTCAGGGCTCACGTTCGGACTCATAGCCGGGCTCATGGTCGGCAAGGCTTCACGCAGGTATCTGGTGTTCCTCATCTGGTCGCGCACGCGCCTGCCGTTCCGCCTCGGCGGGTTCCTCGACTGGGCAGCGAGGACGGGCCTGATGCGAAACAGCGGAGCGGCGTACCAATACCGACACCGCGAACTCCAACACTGGCTCCGCCAGCACCCACACCCACCACAGACGCCCTAA
- a CDS encoding gas vesicle protein GvpG gives MGLISGILLLPLAPVRGVVWVAERFQDAAERELNDPAVLRAQLCELNRELDDGCISWEEFEAEEDRLLDRLHGCAEQAGPRRLTEGDNYG, from the coding sequence ATGGGGTTGATCTCCGGGATCCTTCTTCTTCCCCTCGCACCGGTCCGGGGCGTGGTGTGGGTCGCCGAACGGTTTCAGGACGCTGCCGAGCGTGAGTTGAATGACCCCGCTGTGCTCCGTGCACAACTGTGCGAACTCAACCGAGAACTCGATGACGGGTGCATCAGTTGGGAGGAATTCGAAGCGGAAGAGGACAGGTTGCTGGACCGGCTCCACGGTTGCGCCGAGCAGGCCGGCCCACGTCGATTGACAGAAGGTGACAATTATGGATGA
- a CDS encoding CsbD family protein translates to MATGKGKAKQVKGKVQETVGKVTGDKGQQAKGRGEQITGKAEELTEEARRHGKN, encoded by the coding sequence ATGGCAACCGGCAAGGGCAAGGCCAAGCAGGTGAAGGGAAAAGTCCAGGAGACGGTAGGAAAGGTCACTGGCGACAAGGGCCAGCAGGCTAAGGGCCGGGGCGAGCAGATCACGGGCAAGGCGGAGGAGTTGACCGAGGAGGCACGTCGACACGGAAAGAACTGA
- a CDS encoding GvpL/GvpF family gas vesicle protein, protein MITVAPGVSVYAIIRAGAVPPGRLTGVGGPAVAVRAVSVGKVAAVVSDAPAQLRARRRDLLAHQELLMALAEVGPVLPMRFGVVAPDEEVLREQLAAEEMNHLATLDRLVGHLEMNVKVLPAQDALGALVAADTKVRRLREEARRRPGYDASVRLGEAVVAALSRRAIEAGRRMMRDLAPMARATVQGPEVSGCALNVSFLVERVASERFGSTVEHFAKNHREHLEVRLAGPLPCYSFVGAHTPAPLIGKG, encoded by the coding sequence GTGATCACGGTGGCCCCCGGTGTTTCTGTCTATGCGATCATCCGGGCCGGTGCTGTGCCTCCGGGGCGGCTGACCGGTGTGGGTGGCCCGGCGGTGGCGGTGCGGGCGGTGAGTGTCGGGAAGGTCGCTGCCGTTGTGAGCGATGCTCCGGCGCAGCTCCGGGCGCGGCGTCGGGACCTGTTGGCACACCAGGAACTCCTGATGGCCTTGGCGGAAGTCGGCCCGGTTTTGCCCATGCGGTTCGGTGTCGTCGCACCAGATGAGGAAGTCCTCCGCGAGCAGCTGGCGGCCGAGGAGATGAACCATCTGGCCACCTTGGACAGGTTGGTGGGTCATCTGGAGATGAACGTCAAGGTACTGCCGGCTCAAGACGCGTTGGGCGCTCTGGTTGCCGCAGACACGAAAGTACGGCGCCTGCGAGAGGAAGCCCGCCGCCGCCCCGGCTACGACGCGAGTGTGCGGCTGGGAGAAGCAGTGGTGGCTGCGCTGTCCCGCCGGGCGATTGAGGCCGGTCGGCGCATGATGCGAGACCTGGCGCCGATGGCCCGCGCGACGGTTCAGGGGCCCGAGGTCAGCGGGTGCGCCCTGAATGTCTCCTTCCTTGTCGAACGAGTCGCCAGCGAAAGGTTCGGCTCGACTGTCGAGCACTTCGCGAAGAACCATCGGGAGCATCTTGAGGTCCGGCTCGCGGGCCCACTGCCCTGCTACAGCTTCGTCGGCGCACACACGCCGGCACCACTGATCGGAAAGGGCTGA
- a CDS encoding alpha/beta hydrolase family protein translates to MTSFRRGTVSALLALTLPLPLIGAASAAPATPSFPANTQPVPEPAPRLELPVPEGRYGVGTSSLHLTDTSRTDHWVPSSGAREVLVSMYYPARKGTGKPTARPYLTPEESQALLTKSSVGQMMPAGSAERVSATRTHARDRAVPVPGQRPLVVLSPGFELPRATMTALAEELASRGYVVASLDHAYESVAAAFPGKGVLPCVACVKMDGAERAEEWAVVPEGRSKDVSFVLDRLTGHQPVWKHSGMIDRKRIAMAGFSIGGNSAAQTMVDDRRVRAGFNLDGAFLAPVPESGLGGRPFMLLGEDQDQAKDQFWSWHRNWPRLDGWKRWITVTGSHHMTFTDAPTLADQIDGSPKLPGAPSGKRSTEIVRTYVTAFFDKHLRAKDRPVLDGPTPQNPEAIFHQN, encoded by the coding sequence ATGACCAGTTTCCGCCGCGGTACCGTCTCCGCGCTGCTCGCACTGACCCTCCCGCTGCCCCTCATCGGGGCCGCCTCCGCAGCGCCCGCCACCCCCTCCTTCCCGGCGAACACGCAGCCCGTTCCCGAGCCCGCGCCCCGGCTCGAACTGCCCGTGCCGGAAGGCCGGTACGGCGTCGGCACCAGCAGCCTGCATCTGACCGACACCAGCCGGACCGACCACTGGGTGCCCTCCTCCGGGGCGCGGGAGGTGCTCGTGTCGATGTACTACCCGGCCCGGAAGGGGACGGGGAAGCCCACCGCCCGGCCGTACCTCACCCCTGAGGAGTCCCAGGCGCTGCTCACCAAGTCGTCGGTGGGGCAGATGATGCCCGCCGGGAGCGCGGAGCGGGTGAGCGCCACGCGTACCCATGCGCGGGACCGTGCCGTGCCCGTACCGGGACAGCGTCCGCTCGTCGTGCTCTCCCCTGGGTTCGAGCTGCCCCGGGCCACGATGACCGCCCTCGCGGAGGAGCTGGCGAGCCGGGGATACGTCGTCGCCTCGCTCGACCACGCCTATGAGTCGGTTGCCGCCGCCTTCCCGGGCAAGGGCGTGCTGCCCTGTGTGGCATGCGTCAAAATGGATGGGGCGGAGCGCGCGGAGGAGTGGGCTGTTGTGCCCGAGGGGCGGTCGAAGGATGTCTCCTTCGTTCTGGACCGGCTGACCGGGCACCAGCCGGTCTGGAAGCACTCCGGCATGATCGACCGGAAGCGGATCGCGATGGCCGGTTTCTCCATCGGTGGGAACAGCGCCGCGCAGACCATGGTGGACGACCGGCGCGTGCGGGCCGGCTTCAACCTGGACGGCGCCTTCCTCGCCCCCGTACCCGAGTCCGGGCTCGGTGGACGACCCTTCATGCTCCTCGGCGAGGACCAAGACCAGGCCAAAGACCAGTTCTGGAGCTGGCACCGGAACTGGCCCCGGCTGGACGGCTGGAAACGCTGGATCACCGTGACCGGCAGCCACCACATGACCTTCACCGACGCTCCCACACTGGCCGACCAGATCGACGGCTCGCCCAAGCTGCCAGGGGCACCGAGCGGGAAGAGATCCACCGAGATCGTCCGCACCTACGTGACAGCCTTCTTCGACAAACATCTACGGGCGAAGGACCGGCCCGTCCTCGACGGACCCACCCCCCAGAACCCGGAAGCCATCTTCCACCAGAACTAA